In the Apteryx mantelli isolate bAptMan1 chromosome 1, bAptMan1.hap1, whole genome shotgun sequence genome, one interval contains:
- the PTMS gene encoding parathymosin, whose product MSEKRVEEVPAELSTKEMKEKKEKLEEKTVHKEKKKEIVEDEENGAEEDEEENPDDVDEDEGGDEDEDGDENGQEQDGHAEKRSAEEEEDEVDPKRQKTENGSSA is encoded by the exons ATGTCAGAAAAACGCGTAGAGGAGGTGCCAGCGGAGCTGAGCACCAAG gaaatgaaagaaaagaaggaaaaactagAGGAGAAAACAGTccacaaagaaaagaagaaggagataGTAGAG GATGAGGAAAATGGAGCCGAAGAGGATGAGGAAGAGAATCCTGATGATGTGGATGAAGATGAAGGTGGTGATGAGGATGAAG ATGGAGATGAGAATGGGCAAGAGCAGGATGGACATGCAGAAAAACGAtctgcagaggaagaagag GATGAAGTGGATCCAAAGAGACAGAAGACAGAAAACGGATCTTCAGCTTGA
- the LAG3 gene encoding lymphocyte activation gene 3 protein, translating to MTPVSMLLFLAFTLLVFNAGNILPGGAEEEKREQKVWARVGSSAVLPCYLSPKKLKNIWKHLSDKTSVLWKRHGGSAHQEPHMVLEVEYTGLRKMALPMRPRVSVQDTALRNGNFSLRIDPVRSEDAGWYEAQVAYNNKEVQNCQVELGVVTVTLSPPGFVVENEPLLLSCNSSHRASLVETRWFHNGQLVPASGTLCSFHGALSILRPSMSDSGPWHCQLRYSDNEIISAMHNLQILGFDGPINPIVYAAAGSAADLPCTLSYLPSAFGINRVKAHWSRLAGGHLEAWGFSENRSSRSFPLHLSVVGSGDAGQYRCAVSVGSKTISRDVTLAVVTVTPSIQGPVSEGSRLLLICSVTHPRGHECFQWKHLNSSPTNNKLAVATSHNPEGHRSPTGPTLEIPRVSQKDMGTWECSVHGPEGRLGAVEYGLQIIGAQVSSSSSIFSGQVTFGLTLTLFLLLTVCVLALALQKRARSPAFPALEGIVAVNVLRKKEMEEKREEQIWQTEC from the exons ATGACGCCGGTGTCCATGTTGCTGTTTCTTGCCTTCACTCTGCTGGTTTTCAATG CTGGCAACATCCTACcaggaggagcagaggaagaaaagagggagcAGAAAGTGTGGGCCAGAGTGGGGAGTTCAGCTGTGCTGCCTTGCTACCTGAGCCCTAAAAAGCTGAAGAACATCTGGAAACATCTATCTGACAAGACATCTGTGCTGTGGAAGCGGCATGGGGGAAG tgcccaccaggaGCCACACATGGTGTTGGAGGTGGAGTACACAGGCCTCCGGAAGATGGCCCTGCCCATGAGGCCCCGGGTGTCAGTCCAGGACACTGCCTTACGCAATGGCAATTTCTCCCTGCGAATCGACCCAGTCAGGAGTGAGGATGCTGGCTGGTATGAGGCACAGGTGGCTTACAACAACAAGGAGGTCCAGAACTGCCAGGTGGAGCTGGGTGTGGTAACAG TAACCCTCAGTCCTCCTGGCTTTGTGGTAGAAAATGAGCCACTGTTATTGAGCTGTAACTCTAGTCACCGGGCCAGCCTTGTGGAGACGCGCTGGTTTCACAATGGGCAACTGGTCCCTGCCTCTGGGACTCTCTGCTCCTTCCATGGGGCTCTCTCCATCCTCCGGCCATCCATGAGTGACTCGGGTCCCTGGCACTGCCAGCTCAGATACTCTGATAATGAGATCATTTCTGCCATGCACAACTTGCAAATTCTAG GTTTTGATGGCCCAATCAACCCTATAGTCTATGCTGCAGCTGGCTCTGCAGCTGACCTACCATGCACCCTGAGCTACCTGCCCAGTGCCTTTGGGATCAACAGAGTGAAAGCCCACTGGAGCCGCCTTGCAGGAGGACACTTGGAAGCCTGGGGCTTCTCTGAGAATCGGAGTAGCAGAAGCTTTCCCCTTCATCTTTCTGTGGTGGGTTCAGGTGATGCAGGGCAGTACCGCTGTGCTGTCTCTGTTGGCAGCAAGACAATCAGCAGGGACGTGACCTTGGCAGTGGTTACAG tCACCCCAAGCATCCAAGGACCAGTTTCTGAGGGGTCTCGCTTGCTGCTCATTTGTAGCGTCACACACCCCCGGGGACATGAATGCTTCCAGTGGAAGCACCTCAACTCATCTCCCACTAACAACAAGCTGGCTGTGGCCACTTCCCATAACCCAGAGGGCCACAGATCCCCAACAGGCCCTACCTTGGAAATACCCCGAGTATCACAGAAGGATATGGGCACATGGGAATGCAGTGTACATGGCCCAGAAGGCAGACTGGGAGCAGTGGAATATGGACTGCAGATCATAG GTGCCCAGGTCTCCAGCTCTTCCTCCATCTTCAGTGGGCAGGTTACTTTTGGGCTCACACTcaccctcttcctcctgcttaCAGTCTGTGTTCTGGCTCTGGCCCTACAGAAAAGG